Below is a window of bacterium DNA.
CGGGCACAGCTCTTTCTTCAAGTCGCGCAAGATGAACAACGCGGTGGGTGCCGCGATCGGTGTGGTGACGCTGACACCGTTCGCCTACTGGCGCCGTACCCACGCGATTCATCACGGAACTTCCGGCGATTTGGATCGGCGCGGTCTCGGAGACGTCGAGACGCTCACCGTCAAGGAGTACCGGGAGCGATCCCGGTGGGGCAGACTCAAGTACCGGCTCTACCGGCACCCGTTTGTGCTTCTCGGGATCGGACCGATCTACCAGTTCGTGCTCAAGCAGCGCCTGGCGCGCGATGTTCCCCGGGCGTGGAAACGGGAGTGGGCGGGCGTGATGTGGGCGAGGCTGGCGATCGCGGCGGCCGTTCTCGCCGGCGGGCAGCTCTGTGGCCTCCAGCGCTTCCTTCTGGGGGAGTC
It encodes the following:
- a CDS encoding fatty acid desaturase, with the translated sequence MSAIDRKAWFQLLTTAGLLALNWLLMLKSLQLSYWLTLLLAIPAVGLQIRLFIFLHDCGHSSFFKSRKMNNAVGAAIGVVTLTPFAYWRRTHAIHHGTSGDLDRRGLGDVETLTVKEYRERSRWGRLKYRLYRHPFVLLGIGPIYQFVLKQRLARDVPRAWKREWAGVMWARLAIAAAVLAGGQLCGLQRFLLGES